In a genomic window of Allomeiothermus silvanus DSM 9946:
- a CDS encoding glucose-1-phosphate thymidylyltransferase gives MKGLVLSGGKGTRLRPLTHTRAKQLIPIAGKPNLFYAVEDLVRSGITDIGVVISPETGEEVKSALGDGQRFGARFTYILQEAPLGIAHAVRTARPFLQNDPFVLYLGDNLLSGGIEHLVEEYRANRPEAIVLLTPVEDPRAFGVAVLDERGQVMRLVEKPQDPPSNLALVGVYLFGPRVHAVIENLKPSARGEYEITEAIQGLLDQGMPVVAHQVRGYWKDTGKPEDLLDGNRLVLSQLSRCIQGELSSAEVVGEVVVEAGAKVIRSTVRGPAYIGPGAVVEDGFIGPYTAIGKNAKVVSSEVEYSILMDEAEVYHLPYRLDSSILGQGVVVDGRGHNRRHTLQLVLGDRSRVKL, from the coding sequence GTGAAAGGACTCGTTCTTTCTGGCGGCAAGGGCACCCGGCTGCGGCCCCTCACCCACACCCGGGCCAAGCAGCTCATCCCTATCGCGGGAAAGCCCAACCTGTTCTATGCGGTAGAAGACCTGGTGCGCTCGGGCATCACCGATATTGGCGTGGTCATCAGCCCCGAGACCGGCGAAGAGGTCAAAAGTGCTTTGGGGGATGGGCAGCGCTTTGGGGCACGCTTTACCTACATTTTGCAAGAGGCTCCTTTGGGGATCGCCCACGCGGTGCGCACCGCCCGGCCTTTTCTTCAGAACGATCCCTTCGTGCTGTACCTGGGGGATAACCTCCTCTCCGGGGGAATCGAGCACCTGGTAGAGGAGTACCGCGCTAACCGCCCCGAGGCCATCGTGCTGCTGACCCCGGTGGAGGACCCCCGGGCTTTCGGTGTGGCCGTCCTTGACGAGCGGGGCCAGGTGATGCGGTTGGTGGAAAAACCCCAGGATCCTCCCTCCAACCTGGCGTTGGTGGGGGTATACCTCTTTGGGCCGCGGGTACATGCGGTCATCGAAAACCTCAAACCGAGCGCCCGCGGCGAGTACGAGATCACCGAGGCCATCCAGGGCCTCCTCGACCAGGGGATGCCGGTGGTGGCCCACCAGGTGCGGGGATACTGGAAAGACACCGGTAAGCCCGAGGACTTGCTAGACGGCAACCGCCTGGTGCTTTCGCAGCTTAGCCGCTGTATCCAAGGCGAACTCAGCAGCGCGGAGGTAGTGGGGGAGGTAGTGGTCGAGGCGGGGGCCAAGGTGATTCGTAGCACGGTGCGCGGCCCGGCTTACATCGGGCCCGGCGCGGTAGTCGAGGATGGCTTTATCGGCCCCTACACGGCCATCGGGAAAAACGCCAAGGTGGTCTCGAGCGAGGTGGAGTACTCCATCCTGATGGACGAGGCCGAGGTCTATCACCTACCCTACCGCCTGGACTCGAGCATCCTCGGCCAGGGGGTGGTGGTGGACGGGCGGGGCCACAACCGCCGCCACACCCTGCAGCTGGTGCTGGGGGATCGCAGCCGGGTCAAGCTATGA
- a CDS encoding mannose-1-phosphate guanylyltransferase/mannose-6-phosphate isomerase produces MIAVILSGGAGTRLWPVSRELYPKPFMRLPDGQSLLQKALLRAVSLPGVSEVLTVTGQEHYYSTLNEYQALRVGDYPPLVFVIEPLRRNTAPAIALAALSVSERHGADETLLVLSADHLIEDPQAFAEAVERAKAAAQRGYLVTFGIQPNYPATGFGYLERGEPLAEGVYAVRRFVEKPDALRAQGYLEQGGFYWNAGIFCFQAGAYLEALQTHAPEVYRSVLRAWESSPRETPQYLDTQTFHAVPSISVDYAVMEKAERVAVVPSGFGWSDLGSWDAAALLVPADPEGNRVLGEAVLIDTHNTFVQTEGRLVAAIGVEDLVIVDTPDALLVTRKDKVQDVKKVVEQLQKLEHEAAREHRTVQRRWGSYTVLEEGPRFKIKRLVIRPGESLSYHLHHHRSEHWTVVSGTAQVLKEDQTHLLRTDESLSVLAGTPHRLANPGLIDLVIIEVQSGEYLGEDDLVRLEGAMAESALAGD; encoded by the coding sequence ATGATCGCGGTGATTCTTTCCGGAGGGGCGGGGACGCGGCTATGGCCGGTTTCCCGTGAACTGTATCCCAAACCTTTTATGCGCTTGCCTGACGGGCAGAGCCTGTTGCAAAAAGCCCTTTTGCGGGCGGTGAGCCTGCCGGGGGTATCGGAGGTACTCACCGTAACCGGGCAGGAGCACTACTACAGTACGCTCAATGAGTACCAGGCGCTCCGGGTGGGGGATTATCCTCCGCTGGTCTTCGTGATCGAGCCGCTGCGCCGCAACACGGCCCCGGCCATCGCTTTGGCGGCCTTATCGGTATCGGAGCGCCACGGGGCCGACGAAACCTTGTTGGTTCTCTCCGCTGACCACCTGATCGAGGATCCCCAAGCCTTCGCTGAGGCCGTCGAGCGGGCTAAAGCCGCAGCCCAGCGGGGCTACTTGGTCACCTTTGGCATACAACCCAACTACCCCGCTACCGGATTCGGCTACCTCGAGCGAGGCGAGCCCCTGGCCGAAGGGGTGTACGCGGTGCGGCGCTTCGTGGAAAAGCCCGACGCGCTTCGGGCCCAGGGCTACCTCGAGCAAGGGGGCTTCTACTGGAATGCGGGGATCTTCTGCTTCCAGGCCGGGGCCTACCTGGAGGCCCTACAAACCCACGCGCCGGAGGTTTACCGGTCAGTATTGCGCGCTTGGGAATCGAGCCCCCGCGAAACCCCCCAGTACCTCGACACCCAGACCTTCCACGCCGTCCCCAGCATCTCGGTGGATTATGCGGTGATGGAGAAGGCCGAGCGGGTGGCGGTGGTTCCCTCTGGCTTCGGCTGGAGCGACCTGGGCTCCTGGGATGCCGCGGCTTTGCTGGTTCCCGCTGACCCGGAAGGCAACCGGGTGCTGGGCGAGGCGGTGTTGATCGATACCCACAACACCTTCGTGCAGACCGAGGGGCGGCTGGTGGCGGCCATCGGGGTGGAGGACTTGGTCATCGTGGATACCCCCGATGCCCTCTTGGTTACCCGTAAAGACAAAGTACAGGACGTGAAAAAGGTGGTCGAGCAGCTGCAAAAACTCGAGCACGAGGCCGCCCGCGAACACCGTACCGTGCAGCGCCGCTGGGGGAGCTACACCGTGCTCGAGGAGGGTCCCCGCTTCAAGATCAAGCGCTTGGTGATCAGACCGGGCGAGTCCCTCTCTTACCACCTGCACCACCACCGCAGCGAACACTGGACGGTGGTCTCCGGCACGGCGCAAGTCCTGAAGGAAGACCAAACCCACCTGCTGCGTACGGATGAATCCCTCAGCGTCCTAGCCGGGACCCCGCACCGGCTTGCCAACCCCGGCCTGATTGATCTGGTCATCATCGAGGTGCAAAGCGGGGAGTACCTGGGCGAGGATGACCTGGTGCGCCTCGAGGGCGCTATGGCAGAATCTGCTTTGGCGGGGGATTAG
- a CDS encoding NUDIX hydrolase: MRRELLVAAAILMDKQGRVLLVANDWSRRGRVRYTLPGGTVEAGETLIDALKREVREETGLWVRGVEHLAYVIQVEDARKHERTLALAFRATYDGLLNPRDPDGHIVEARFFTPQEVAAKLEEHRPLREPLLDYLKGERGRFYAYGSWGGEGIRI; encoded by the coding sequence CTGCGGCGCGAACTTCTGGTGGCCGCAGCAATCCTGATGGACAAGCAAGGTCGGGTATTGCTGGTGGCGAACGACTGGAGCCGCAGGGGGAGGGTGCGCTACACCCTGCCCGGCGGCACGGTGGAGGCGGGGGAGACCCTCATAGACGCCCTCAAGCGGGAAGTGCGCGAAGAGACCGGCTTGTGGGTGCGCGGCGTGGAGCACCTGGCCTATGTGATCCAGGTCGAAGATGCCCGCAAACACGAGCGCACCTTGGCCTTAGCCTTCCGCGCCACCTACGACGGCCTGCTGAACCCCCGGGATCCCGACGGGCACATCGTCGAAGCGCGGTTTTTCACCCCCCAAGAGGTGGCGGCCAAGCTCGAGGAGCACCGCCCCCTGCGCGAGCCGTTGCTGGATTACCTCAAGGGAGAACGGGGCCGGTTTTACGCTTACGGGAGTTGGGGAGGGGAGGGCATCCGGATTTGA
- the prfA gene encoding peptide chain release factor 1, whose amino-acid sequence MLEKLESLEQEYQSLEASLADPAVLSDQREYQRLSKRYAEMGELVATIREYKKAHSDLEEAKSLLHDPDMAEMARLEVEEIRRRIPELEAKLELLLLPKDPLDDKNVIVEIRAGTGGEEAALFAAELRDMIMEFARRKGFRTEILDVNLTDLGGVSKVSFEVIGAGAYGVLKYEAGVHRVQRVPATEAQGRIHTSTATVAVMPEAEEVDVELDPADLEITVSRASGPGGQGVNTTDSAVQVLHKPTGMIVSCMESRSQIKNKEKALTILRSRLLEMKRAEEAARRREDRLAQIGAGERSEKIRTYNFPQSRVTDHRIGFTTHNLEGVLSGDLFELHEALKRADQERQLAAIAGETPLTLRSREA is encoded by the coding sequence ATGCTAGAAAAACTCGAGTCCCTAGAACAGGAGTACCAGAGCCTGGAGGCTTCCCTCGCCGATCCGGCGGTGCTCAGCGATCAACGGGAGTACCAGCGCCTCTCCAAGCGATACGCCGAGATGGGCGAGCTGGTGGCTACGATCCGCGAGTACAAAAAAGCCCACTCGGATCTGGAGGAAGCCAAAAGCCTTTTGCACGACCCCGACATGGCCGAGATGGCCCGGCTGGAGGTAGAGGAGATCCGGCGGCGCATCCCCGAGCTGGAAGCCAAGCTCGAGCTGCTATTGCTCCCCAAAGACCCCCTCGACGATAAAAACGTCATCGTGGAGATCCGCGCCGGGACCGGAGGGGAAGAGGCAGCCCTCTTCGCCGCCGAACTGCGCGACATGATCATGGAATTCGCCCGGCGCAAAGGCTTCCGCACCGAGATCCTCGACGTCAACCTGACCGATCTGGGGGGAGTCTCCAAGGTCTCCTTCGAGGTCATCGGGGCGGGGGCGTATGGGGTGCTCAAGTACGAGGCCGGGGTCCACCGGGTGCAGCGGGTTCCCGCCACCGAGGCCCAGGGGCGCATCCATACCTCCACCGCCACCGTGGCGGTGATGCCGGAGGCCGAGGAGGTGGACGTAGAACTCGACCCCGCCGATCTCGAGATTACCGTCTCGCGGGCTTCCGGCCCGGGCGGGCAAGGGGTAAACACCACCGACTCGGCGGTGCAGGTGCTGCACAAACCTACCGGGATGATCGTGAGCTGCATGGAATCCAGGAGCCAGATCAAGAATAAAGAGAAGGCCCTCACCATCCTGCGCTCGAGGCTTTTAGAGATGAAGCGGGCCGAGGAGGCTGCCCGCCGCCGCGAAGACCGCCTGGCCCAGATCGGGGCCGGGGAACGCTCGGAGAAGATTCGCACCTACAACTTCCCTCAGTCCCGCGTCACCGACCACCGCATCGGTTTCACCACCCATAACCTGGAGGGGGTTTTGTCGGGTGACCTCTTCGAGCTGCACGAAGCCCTCAAGCGGGCGGATCAAGAACGCCAACTCGCCGCAATTGCCGGGGAGACGCCCCTCACACTGCGCAGCAGGGAGGCGTGA
- the mntR gene encoding manganese-dependent transcriptional regulator MntR produces MTKPLNPPLSEAQEDYLKQILLLGGGEKLEKTHSVSTQALADQMEIKPASVTGMLKKLAELGLVEYEAYKGVRLTEAGYKVALEVLRHHRLLEAYLHQALGYGWEEVHAEAERLEHHISEAFEARIAEWLGHPSHDPHGDPIPTVELELPQDAPTKCLAALVAGERGLVARVLTQDHDTLNLLAHLHLRPGTAVRVLEHSPQGIRIALRHEQLDERFLLPPSLAQVVWVKVSGNGF; encoded by the coding sequence GTGACCAAGCCCCTAAATCCTCCCCTCTCCGAAGCCCAGGAAGATTACCTCAAGCAAATCCTCCTGCTGGGGGGTGGAGAAAAGCTCGAAAAGACGCACTCCGTCTCAACCCAGGCCCTCGCTGACCAGATGGAGATCAAACCAGCCTCGGTGACAGGGATGCTCAAAAAGCTGGCCGAACTGGGGCTGGTGGAGTACGAAGCCTATAAAGGAGTGCGCCTGACCGAGGCCGGGTACAAGGTAGCGCTGGAGGTTTTGCGCCACCACCGCCTCTTAGAGGCCTACCTGCACCAAGCCCTAGGCTATGGCTGGGAGGAGGTCCACGCCGAGGCCGAACGCCTCGAGCACCACATTTCCGAAGCTTTCGAGGCGCGCATCGCCGAGTGGCTGGGACACCCCTCGCACGACCCCCACGGAGACCCTATTCCTACAGTAGAGTTGGAACTTCCTCAGGATGCCCCCACCAAGTGCCTAGCTGCTTTGGTAGCGGGCGAGCGCGGGCTGGTGGCGCGGGTCTTGACCCAAGACCACGACACCCTCAACCTACTGGCCCACCTTCACCTGCGCCCAGGCACGGCAGTCAGGGTGCTTGAGCACTCCCCCCAGGGCATCCGTATCGCTCTGCGGCACGAGCAGCTCGACGAGCGTTTTCTGCTGCCCCCCTCGCTGGCCCAAGTGGTTTGGGTAAAAGTCAGCGGGAACGGCTTTTGA
- a CDS encoding Nramp family divalent metal transporter, whose product MITDRLLSHTDQETVRQAVAVLERHSQKRGLARLLPFLGPAFVASVAYIDPGNFATNIQGGAKFGYLLLWVILAANLMAMLIQFLSSKLGIVTGANLPEVIRQEWPRPLVWFYWIQAEVIAMATDLAEFLGATLALNLLFGIPLFWGAVLTGIAAFGILALQRYGFRPLEAAIAVFVGVIALAYVVQLFLSKPGLEFVQGLIPRFQGGESLYLAVGILGATVMPHVIYLHSDLTKSRVPAADLRLKRRLLRFNLLDVVIAMSIAGLINMSMLAAAAATFHATGKSDIADLTTAYQTLTPLLGPLAAVAFGVALLASGISSSTVGTMSGQVIMQSFVGFQIPLWLRRLITMLPAFVVILLGLNPTNVLVLSQVVLSFGIPFALIPLLLFTANRRIMGELANSKLVTYTGWVIATLIIGLNLYLLYQTLLGG is encoded by the coding sequence ATGATTACCGACCGCCTTCTTTCCCACACCGATCAGGAAACTGTCCGTCAGGCCGTAGCGGTGCTGGAGCGCCACAGCCAAAAGCGCGGCCTGGCCCGGCTCTTGCCCTTTCTCGGCCCGGCCTTCGTGGCCAGCGTGGCCTACATTGACCCCGGCAACTTCGCCACCAACATTCAGGGCGGGGCCAAGTTCGGTTACCTTCTGTTATGGGTTATCCTCGCCGCCAACCTCATGGCCATGCTGATCCAGTTTCTATCCTCGAAACTGGGTATCGTAACCGGGGCCAACCTCCCAGAAGTGATCCGTCAGGAATGGCCTCGACCCTTGGTGTGGTTTTACTGGATACAAGCTGAGGTGATCGCCATGGCCACCGATTTGGCCGAGTTTTTGGGAGCCACCTTAGCCCTCAACCTGCTTTTTGGTATCCCGCTGTTCTGGGGAGCGGTGCTCACCGGTATCGCTGCCTTTGGCATTCTGGCCTTGCAACGCTATGGTTTCCGCCCCCTCGAGGCCGCCATCGCCGTCTTTGTGGGGGTGATCGCTTTGGCCTATGTGGTGCAACTTTTTCTCTCTAAACCGGGCCTGGAGTTCGTCCAAGGCCTCATACCTCGCTTCCAAGGGGGCGAAAGCCTTTATCTGGCGGTAGGTATCCTCGGGGCCACGGTGATGCCCCACGTCATATACCTCCACTCAGATCTCACCAAAAGCCGCGTCCCAGCGGCAGATCTGCGGCTCAAGCGGCGGTTGCTCCGGTTCAACTTGCTCGACGTAGTGATTGCCATGAGCATCGCCGGGCTCATCAATATGTCCATGCTGGCAGCAGCGGCAGCCACTTTTCACGCTACGGGAAAATCAGATATAGCCGACCTCACCACCGCCTACCAAACCCTCACCCCCCTTCTAGGACCGCTGGCCGCGGTAGCCTTTGGGGTGGCTTTGCTGGCCTCCGGAATATCCTCGAGCACCGTGGGAACCATGTCCGGGCAGGTCATCATGCAAAGCTTTGTGGGGTTCCAGATTCCCTTATGGCTGCGCCGGCTGATCACCATGCTCCCGGCATTCGTGGTGATCCTGTTGGGACTCAACCCCACCAATGTGCTGGTGCTCTCCCAGGTGGTGCTCTCCTTTGGCATTCCCTTCGCCCTGATCCCCCTGCTGCTCTTCACCGCCAACCGGCGCATCATGGGCGAGTTGGCTAACTCCAAGCTGGTCACCTACACTGGCTGGGTCATCGCAACCCTCATCATCGGGCTCAACCTCTACCTGCTCTACCAAACCCTCTTGGGCGGATAA
- a CDS encoding integrase core domain-containing protein, with protein MQFTTVGREIWRGARQAQRLAEANASDPEVQERLRKLRLVKALRESKKSWKEIQDLVGISRATYHRWQKALKEKGLAGLKPRSRRPKHLRTKVHWTPGLLIRIETLRKENPTWGRWSIWLTLRKEGFQMSERTVGRILAYLEKHRRIESVAGYLARTQRGKLKRRVNRPYAKRKPRGYEARAPGDLVQVDTLTLTLGPGSMVKHFSAIDLHSRFVLAEVHSRATAKLSEGFLSLLLARAPFPIRAIQVDGGSEFMAEFEEACCALGIALFVLPPRSPKLNGHVERMQRTFKEEFYTRPLPTPLSELQAELDTYLDYYNRRRPHMALGGLAPLEFLAKMQEESVPQRVSNVLTDYTKQHRIPGINTIASALGRSHRYRQRYR; from the coding sequence GTGCAGTTTACCACCGTTGGCCGAGAGATATGGAGAGGCGCTAGACAAGCACAGAGGCTGGCCGAGGCCAACGCAAGCGACCCAGAGGTCCAGGAACGTCTGCGCAAGCTCCGACTGGTCAAAGCCCTGCGTGAAAGTAAAAAGAGCTGGAAGGAGATCCAGGACCTGGTCGGGATCAGCCGGGCCACCTACCACCGCTGGCAAAAAGCCCTAAAAGAAAAGGGCCTGGCTGGACTCAAACCCCGCTCCCGCCGCCCTAAGCACCTGCGCACAAAGGTCCACTGGACCCCAGGGCTGCTCATTAGAATAGAAACTCTCCGCAAGGAAAACCCCACCTGGGGACGCTGGTCCATCTGGCTTACCCTCCGCAAGGAGGGTTTCCAGATGAGCGAACGCACGGTGGGGCGCATCCTGGCCTACCTGGAGAAGCACCGACGTATCGAGAGCGTGGCCGGCTACCTGGCCCGGACTCAAAGAGGGAAGCTAAAGCGAAGGGTAAACCGGCCCTACGCCAAAAGGAAGCCCCGAGGATACGAGGCCAGGGCTCCTGGGGACCTGGTCCAGGTGGACACCCTCACCCTGACCTTAGGACCGGGAAGCATGGTCAAGCACTTCTCGGCGATTGACCTCCATAGCCGGTTTGTCCTGGCGGAGGTGCACAGCCGGGCCACGGCTAAGCTTTCTGAGGGGTTCTTGTCCTTGCTTCTGGCCAGGGCCCCTTTTCCCATCCGGGCCATCCAGGTGGATGGGGGCAGCGAGTTCATGGCCGAGTTTGAGGAGGCCTGCTGTGCTCTGGGGATTGCCTTGTTTGTGCTACCGCCGAGGAGTCCTAAACTCAATGGTCACGTGGAGCGGATGCAGCGGACCTTCAAGGAGGAGTTCTACACCCGGCCTTTGCCCACCCCGCTCAGCGAGCTGCAGGCAGAGCTGGATACCTACCTGGACTACTACAACCGCCGAAGGCCTCACATGGCCCTGGGGGGTCTTGCTCCGCTGGAGTTTTTGGCTAAGATGCAAGAGGAGTCGGTTCCTCAAAGAGTCTCAAATGTGTTGACCGATTACACCAAGCAGCACCGGATACCCGGTATAAATACCATAGCCAGCGCTCTGGGCCGAAGCCACCGATACCGCCAACGCTACCGCTAA
- a CDS encoding cation:proton antiporter, translating into MENVWFSAALWLGLALFATLLSIWLRFSVALTEIVVGVVAQLLVGALVGTRYLGSDGGWVTFLAGVGSIVLTFLAGAELDPEAFRKSWKEATVLGLAGFFAPFLGVAAIAYFALGWSAQPAWLAGVALSTTSVAVVYAVLLELGFNQTPYGKLILAACFVNDLATVIALGLLFAPFGPRTLLFVMGLTLGLWLLLKTTGPFFRRYGGRTSELEAKFLLFALFLLGGLAVWSGSEAVLPAYLIGMVLAGTVGRDHALVRRLRTLTFGFLTPFYFIRAGSLVQVPALLGSFMVFLALLGAKMLTKFAGVFPVTRRYRYPREESMYTTLLMSTGLTFGTISSLYGLSHGIITQAQYSLLVAAVIASAVVPTWIANRFFLPHRHLEGLSQPSAVEAQA; encoded by the coding sequence GTGGAAAACGTATGGTTTAGCGCCGCGCTCTGGTTGGGACTGGCCCTCTTTGCCACGCTCCTTTCAATCTGGTTGCGCTTCTCGGTAGCGCTTACCGAGATTGTGGTAGGGGTGGTAGCGCAGCTTTTGGTGGGGGCCTTGGTCGGAACTCGGTACCTGGGCAGCGATGGGGGGTGGGTCACCTTTCTGGCCGGGGTCGGCAGCATCGTGCTCACCTTTTTGGCCGGGGCCGAACTCGACCCCGAAGCCTTCCGAAAAAGTTGGAAAGAGGCGACCGTGCTGGGGCTGGCGGGGTTCTTCGCACCCTTTTTGGGGGTGGCGGCCATCGCCTACTTCGCACTGGGCTGGTCAGCCCAGCCCGCCTGGCTGGCCGGGGTAGCGCTCTCCACTACCAGCGTGGCGGTGGTGTACGCAGTTTTGCTCGAGCTAGGCTTCAACCAGACCCCCTACGGCAAGCTGATCCTGGCCGCTTGTTTCGTCAACGACTTGGCCACGGTGATCGCGCTGGGGCTCTTGTTCGCCCCCTTTGGGCCCCGGACGCTGTTGTTCGTGATGGGGCTAACGCTAGGGCTATGGTTGCTGCTCAAGACTACCGGCCCCTTCTTCCGGCGCTACGGCGGACGCACCAGCGAGCTCGAGGCCAAATTCTTGCTCTTCGCGCTGTTTCTGCTGGGCGGTTTAGCGGTTTGGAGCGGCTCAGAGGCGGTGCTTCCCGCCTATCTGATCGGGATGGTGTTGGCCGGGACAGTGGGGCGTGACCATGCCCTGGTGCGGCGGCTGCGCACCCTTACGTTCGGTTTTCTGACGCCCTTCTACTTCATCCGGGCCGGTTCGCTGGTGCAGGTGCCTGCGCTTCTTGGGAGCTTCATGGTTTTCTTGGCGCTCTTGGGAGCAAAAATGCTGACCAAGTTCGCTGGTGTGTTCCCGGTAACCCGGCGCTACCGCTATCCCCGCGAGGAGTCTATGTACACCACCCTGCTGATGAGCACAGGGTTGACCTTCGGCACCATCAGCTCCCTCTACGGCCTCAGCCACGGGATCATCACCCAGGCCCAGTACTCCCTCCTGGTAGCAGCCGTGATCGCCAGCGCGGTGGTGCCGACCTGGATCGCCAATCGCTTCTTTTTACCCCACCGACACCTGGAAGGCCTTTCTCAGCCAAGCGCGGTGGAGGCCCAGGCATAA
- a CDS encoding universal stress protein yields MFRNILVGYDGSEPARKALSLSFELARAFKGEVAALAVVRPPEFAELEGEIENALEEATGPLAEAFRWAREAARKQGVPLRLHRRIGHPAEVLIRFAEEHGTDLIVLGRRGLTPVQRWMLGSVSERVLRYASCPVMVVQ; encoded by the coding sequence ATGTTTAGAAACATCCTGGTTGGATATGACGGTTCGGAACCCGCGCGCAAAGCACTCTCACTCTCCTTCGAACTAGCCCGTGCATTCAAAGGAGAGGTAGCGGCGCTGGCAGTGGTACGGCCCCCAGAGTTTGCCGAGCTCGAGGGGGAGATCGAGAACGCCCTCGAGGAGGCAACAGGCCCTCTGGCCGAGGCCTTCCGCTGGGCGAGGGAGGCCGCAAGGAAGCAGGGGGTGCCGCTTCGGTTGCACCGGCGGATCGGGCATCCAGCAGAAGTACTCATCCGCTTCGCCGAAGAACACGGCACCGACCTAATCGTCCTGGGGCGGCGGGGGCTCACGCCGGTGCAGCGTTGGATGCTGGGCTCGGTTTCCGAACGGGTGCTGCGCTATGCCTCCTGCCCGGTAATGGTGGTGCAGTGA
- the crcB gene encoding fluoride efflux transporter CrcB, giving the protein MQMLQHAVSNRYVLIFLGGAVGSVLRYSLGAWVQRLGGSGFPWNTLAINVLGSFLIGLLLRFSAEGTLSQEARLLLAVGFCGGFTTFSTLSWETLTLAQSSQWLLALLYGQSSLWLGALAAFAGYWLAGRLVA; this is encoded by the coding sequence ATGCAGATGCTTCAACATGCCGTGAGTAACCGATACGTGTTGATCTTCCTGGGGGGCGCGGTGGGGTCAGTGCTGCGCTACAGCCTAGGGGCCTGGGTACAGCGCCTAGGCGGGAGCGGATTTCCCTGGAACACGCTAGCCATCAACGTGCTCGGCAGCTTCCTGATCGGACTGTTGCTGCGCTTCTCGGCGGAGGGGACCCTATCGCAGGAGGCGCGGTTGTTGCTGGCCGTGGGCTTTTGCGGGGGATTCACTACCTTTTCGACCCTGAGCTGGGAGACCCTAACCCTCGCCCAGAGCAGCCAGTGGCTCCTGGCGCTGCTATACGGCCAGAGCAGCCTGTGGCTGGGGGCGTTGGCAGCTTTCGCTGGGTACTGGCTGGCCGGACGTTTGGTGGCATAG
- a CDS encoding DUF190 domain-containing protein, protein MKLEGEAKLLRVFIGEADKWQGRPLHEAIVAEARARGLAGASVFKGFEGYGAHSRIHSLKILQLSEDLPVLVEIVDTEEKIRAFLSVLDAMVQEGLVTMEKVEVIRYSPK, encoded by the coding sequence ATGAAGCTCGAGGGGGAAGCCAAGCTATTACGGGTTTTCATCGGGGAGGCCGATAAGTGGCAAGGTAGGCCGCTGCACGAGGCCATCGTGGCCGAGGCACGGGCCAGGGGGTTAGCAGGGGCCAGCGTGTTCAAGGGTTTCGAAGGCTACGGCGCCCACTCCCGCATTCACAGCCTCAAGATTCTCCAGCTCTCTGAAGACCTACCGGTACTGGTGGAGATCGTGGATACAGAGGAGAAAATTCGGGCCTTCCTAAGCGTGCTAGACGCAATGGTACAGGAAGGGTTGGTAACGATGGAGAAAGTCGAGGTGATCCGCTATAGTCCCAAGTGA